The region GATGCCGCTGCCGCTGACCAAGGCCAGCGTATTTTCTGGAAACTCCGCAATCACCTTGCCGGGGATTGGTTTGTAGTTCCACTGCTTTGTCTCGGGATTCATGGCTGTAATTGCCCGCATCTGTAAGCCCTGATCATCAATGCCCATGCCGACAACGACGGACTCAATCTGATCAAGCTGGTCGAGCACCTGAGGCGGTACAGGGGATGCGGATGCTGCGGAAAACTGCTTAAAGAAAGCACTGTAGTTGGGGATGTAGACCTGAGCAACTGGATTATTGAAGTCTTTCAGGGCATCGGCCATTGCCCCCTTCGATTGCGTTGCAAGGGATGGATCACCCTTGGAAGTGTCAATGGCAAGCTCTAGAGTTTTGCGATCGTTGGTAATGAGCAAATGGTTCTCTAGAACGCCCAAAAATGAAGATGATTTGGTATCAGCTAAGACCTTAATGCCTTTGTACTCTTCTTCTTCGATGGTGGATTCAGCATTCTCCTTCATTTTGTTGGCGAATTTGAGGGCTGCCAGTTTGTCTTTGATACCCACAACAAGTAGGGACTGCGGCTCAGCTTCTTTTTCTGATGGCATTAGTGCCACCATGATGCTGCCGAGCCAAGGTCGTACATCTTTCTCGACATCAATCTTCTGGTCCGTGGCAGATTTCTCTAGACTGCCGATGAACTCTTCGTATCCCTTAGAGAAAAGTGCCTGAGCTTCAGGAGTGCCAAATTTTTTCAGCTTGCTCCATGCCTGATCATCTCCGGAAACGAAGCCGGTCATCAATGCTTCATCGGGCACTATGGCGGCGCTGGCGCTGGGGTCAATCCCAACTTGAGCTGGAATGCCTTTGAAGTAGAAGTAGGCTGCTGTTCCACCTGCGACGACGCTCCCTCCGAGAAGAGCGGGAACAATGAGCTTCCACTTTGCCATAAAAATTCTCCATAGTTAGTCTTAAGGGTTCCCCATTGGGAACGGAATTATTCAACGGTGAGCAATCCATGTAGGCCAATGGCGGCTAAAAGGCTGCTCAATAGGGTCCAGGTGCCGTCTGCGAATAGGTTGATGCGCTGAGTCGTTTGGGCTGCATTCGCTTTAAACAGCGTTGACAGGTCTGATGTTGCTACCACCACCCGCTTGAATTCTGCATAGTCTTGCTGGAGCTGATCCCAGTCCTGGAGGGCATAATGGCCGAAAACAGCCATCCCTGCTATTCCGGGCACAATCAAGAGCAAAGCGAGCAGAACTTTCTTCATTCGTGGGTGTATCGGGAGAACATGACACAATAGACGACAGTAATTAAAAACTGTTGCCACTCACGCGGACCATAGCAGAAATGCGGTGGTTTACGGGTCTTTTAGGTTAAGCCGCGATGCCAAACAGCCGTATTTATCACCTTGCTCCTGTCTCTGAGCTGCAGTCTGGGCTAACCGAGGTTTCATACAAGCCCCAAAGATTTGCGCTAGATGGGTTTGTGCACTGCGCGGAGACGCCCGTTACGACTGTGGCAGTGGCAAACGACTACTTTGCAAGTCTCAAGGAGCCGCTGGCTGTTCTTGAGATTGATCCGCTGCGGCTCACTGCTCCTCTAAAGTTTGAGGCTCCTGCGCCGCTGCCGGGTGGCGATGCACACTTGAAGATGGCTTCGCTTTTTCCCCATATCTATGGCCCGATTGATGTGGGGGCCATTCAGTCAGCCGCTTTGCTTGTACGGATGAATAATCATTACGTGTGGCCTTCTGCCTTCCATTCTCTCCCTAACTTTATGGAACAGCATGGGGCGACTGGATAGAGTTGGTTTCAATTGCTCACGCCGGTCTTGCAAAAATACAAGCGTCCCAGTTACGGTAGTGACTATTCTTTGAAGTTTGCCATCTTGACTCCTATGGATAAAGTCGCGTCTGTAGCTCCGTCCGAACGCTTTGTCCTGCGAGTTAAGCCCCTTGTGGAGTCTGTTTATGGGCCGCTGGGGATTGATGTTGATGGGGTTTGCGATCGCATCCAAACTCTCCTTGCCCCACACCTCAGCAACGCAGCGAGAGATCTCAATCCCATCGACCGCTGGAGTCAAGATGATGTCTTACTGATTACCTACGGCGACAGCATCCTCAGATCAGATCAGAAAGAATCTCCCCTTCGTACTCTGCATGACTTTTTGAGTAACTATCTGCGCGACGTGCTCACGGGCGTACATATTCTTCCTTTCTTTCCCTACAGCTCAGACGATGGCTTTGCCGTGATTGATTATCTGCAGGTCAACCCTGAGTTGGGGGACTGGAAGGATGTCGGACGCATCGCTGAGCAGTTCGATCTGATGACTGATTTGGTCATGAATCACGTCTCCAGTCAGAGTCAGTGGTTCCAGCAATTTAAGCAGGGCCAGCCACCGGGCTGCGACTACTTTATCGCCATCGATCCAGAAACAGATGTGTCTGGAGTGGTGCGTCCTCGCAATACCGCTTTACTCTGCCCGGTGGAGACACCGGATGGCACTCAGCACGTTTGGGCTACCTTCGGCCACGACCAGATCGATCTGAACTTTGCTAACCCCGATGTGCTGCTAGAGTTCATTGGTATCATTCTGCATTACCTGAACACGGGGACTAAGCTGCTGCGCTTAGATGCGATTGGTTATCTCTGGAAAACCCTAGGCAGTCCCTGCATTCATCTGCAGGAGACCCATACGCTGATTAAACTCATCCGGGAGATTGTGGCTCTGGTGAAGCCGGACGCAAGCTTGGTGACTGAAACTAATGTCCCCAATCGCGAGAATCTGAGCTACTTTGGCAACCGCAACGAAGCCCACCTGATTTACAACTTTAGCCTGCCGCCATTGGTGGTCAATGCCTTGCTGCAGGAACGCTCTGATCACCTCAAAACCTGGATGATGAGTATGCCGCCCGCTCCTCTGGGCTGCGCCTACTTTAACTTCACGGCCTCCCATGACGGTATGGGAATGCGACCCACAGAGGGGTTATTAGAGGCTGAAGAATATGAGACCTTTTTACGCTGTATGAAAGCGTTTGGCGGCGAGATTAGTATGCGTGCCCAGGCAGATGGCTCCGAAAGCCCCTATGAGGTCAATATCTCTTTATTTGATGCCATGAAAGGCACGGCCCAGGGAGAAGATGAGTGGCAGATCCCTCGCTTTCTCTGCTCTCAAACCATCATGATGTCTTTAGAGGGAATTCCGGCCTTTTATATCCATAGTTTGCTGGCGACCTCCAATGACCATGAAGCAGTACAGCGGACGGGACGGAAGCGATCCATTAATCGCCACCAATGGAATTATGATCACCTGCTGGCCCAGCTCCAGACACCAGACTCGGCTCAGTCCCTTGTGCTTCGCGATCTTTCTCGATTGATTCAACTCCGACGTCAACAGCCCGCTTTTCACCCCAACGCGACCCAATATACGCTGCATTTACAGCCCGCATTGTTTGGCTTTTGGCGACAGAGTATCGGTCGAGATCAGAGTATCTTTTCCATTCACAATTTGACGCCGAGACCCCAAGTCTTGAATCTCAGAGACATTAACCTCATCGGCATCGATCCTTGGTTTGATCTGATTAGCGATACCGTCATCCCAGAGGGAATGTATGAGTTCAGTCTGCCACCTTACCAATCAGCCTGGATTACCAATAAAGTGCAGGCCAAAGCATAGACTTCATGCATCAAAACGCACTATGGGCTTTCGTCGGTTGTTGAAGTCTCGAAGTGCTGAAAGCCTTGACTGAGCGATAGCGTTCGAGGAGCTTCTATGCCTCGCGGGTCAACGAACTGCACATCGCTACCCCTGACAATCTGGCCAATGATTTGAGCGCTGTCTCCGAGGGAATTCACCATCGCTTCTGCAGCGTTTGCAGGCAAACAGAGCACCAGTTCAAAATCTTCACCACCGTAGAGGGCCCAGTCAAGCGCTTGTTCTGGGGCTATCGTTTGTAAACAAGTCGGAATGGGGATACGGTCTAGAATGGCTCCGACGCCGCTAGCCCGACAGATCTGTAAAATTGCATCCGCTAGTCCATCACTGCTGTCCATTCCTGTGACGCACAGCTCAGGGTAATGCTGTCGCAGTAGCGGTGACACGTCCAGTCGGGGCTGAGGTCTTTGATGAATGCGACACAGTGCGGTTCGTTCTGCCTCGCTGAGTGACTGGCCCCACTCAGGTTTAAGTAAAATTTCTAGACCTGCTCGAGAGCCACCGTGTGCCCCTGTGACTAAAATCGCGTCTCCGAGTTGAGCCGTTGTGCGGCGGATTTGTTGCTGGGGGCTGACTTGCCCCAGCGCGGTCATACTCAGCGTTAGGCAATCACTACGGCAAATATCGCCGCCAATGATTGTGGTGCCGTAATGCTGTAGACAGTCGCGAATGCCCTGATAAATCTGTTCGAGCTGGGCAACCAACAGGGCGGGCGGTAGCCCTAGGCTGACCGTTAATCCTAGAGGCGTTGCTCCCATGGCGGCGAGGTCAGAGAGATTGGCCGCAGCCGTACGCCAGCCGATATCGAAGGGAGATGTGGTGCGATCGCTAAAATGCACCCCATCGACTAGCATGTCTGTCGAGATAACCAGCAAAAAACCTGGCTGTGGTTCTAGAACGGCTGCGTCGTCGCCCAGCTTGTCGCGAGAGCAATAGGGTTGCAGTCGCTGCAGAATAGCCTGCTCCCCTAACTCAGCAACCGTTTCTGACATCCTGAGCTAGACCAAGTTCTCTAAACCTTCTACGACTTTTGCTGACTTAATCTTGTCACCTTTCGTCAGCTCTCCTAGGACCTCTTGACCTTCAACGACATAGCCAAACACAGCATAGCGACCATCCAGCAGATTGGCTCCTGCGGGGGTTAGATCAGCTTCAAACGGCAAGAAGAAAAACTGAGAAGAAGCACTATTGGCGTCATCAGGAGACGTTGCCATGGCCATCGTTCCATAGGCGGAGAAAGGCAAGGCGGGTTTGGCAGGGTAGAGACCCAGCTCTTCCGTCGTAAACCCATAGATGGGTTCAGAGTCGCCTTCGATTAAAACTTCTAGGGGAATCGTGCGATCTTTGAAGCCCTGCTCTGGGCCTTCTGGATCACCTGTTTGAATGACGTAAGAAGAATCTGTGCGCGTAAACGGCAAGCCGTCATAGAAGCCGCGCTTGACGAGATCGACAAAATTTCCTGCTGTGACCGGAGCGCTGTAGCCATCTACAATCGCGGTCATTGGTCCCTTTGTGGTGTCAATGACCACCGTTGCTCGACCTTTAAGCTGCGGTAGGTTACTGTACTCTGCTGGCACCTCGAAGGGGTACCCCTGCACCATCATTTCTTCTAAATCGCCTACGTTCCTAAGCACAGGTGCTCTCGCATCTTTGAAGGGCTGCGGATCCTGCTGTGCAGCTAGCGTTTTAAGTTCGCTGATCCCAGTCCCAATCTGCTCGATCAGGGCCTCGGCTTTATCTCGATCTGCCGCAGGTACATCATCGATAATGCCTGCCTTCCTCACTGCCAAAGAAGAAGAAGCTTTGTCGAGATCCTTCGAGATCTCTGTCCAGCGTTTGCCCCGCAGTTGCGGTGACGTTCCCTCTAGATAGAGCTGCACTTTGCGAATATCTTCATTCTCAAGGGGCAAAGAAAGCCGCAGCAAAGCTCTTGGATCGTTGACTGCATTACCGGGGGGCAAAGCAGCGGTTGCGGGTGGAGAAACGGTGGCCCATAGGCTAAAGGACAGCATCAGACCCAACGCAAATGTGAGGGCTTGTCTGAACCGTTGATGAAGCATATGCATGATTTGAGGTGTCACAGAACGTCCAGCTAGAGCTTTGCCTCACGCGAGAACAATGATCGACCACCGCCGATCCCCTAACTCCTTTGCTAATCTTGACAGATTAGCTGCGCGGTTGAGACAGAACTATAAAACTATTTTTTCAGCAGTGGCATCCGCTGTCGAGATCTCTGGGGTCGTTTCTGGCCCGTCGGCAAAAATCACTTGGTCAACCCAAGGACGTCTGCCTAACCATTGTTTTGATAGGTCGGCAAATTGTTTCGGGCAGCCGCTCACAAAAAATCTGGGGCGCTGGGGACGACGACTGGTATGTAGCTGTAAAATGCTCAATTCTTGGGCCGTGGCGGCGGCCATCCGGACGGCTGGATTAACGATATGAACAGACTTTGGCAGCAGTTCTTCGATGACAGGGGCAAGGTGAGGATAGTGGGTACAGCCGTATACAAGGGTATCAATCTGGGCCTCTAGCAAAGGCTGTAAGCGCTGCCGCACAATCTCAAGAGTGGCGGGTTCATGAATCAGGTTGCCTTCGATGAGAGGGACAAATTCAGGGCAGGCCACTTGAAAAACTTCTGCCTGGGGATTTTTTTCTAAAATAGCGCGTTGGTAGCTGTCGCTGGCAACGGTTGCGGGTGTGGCAATGACACCGATACGCTTTCCCTGGACCGCCGCTGCTCGGGCGCCGGGGAGAATAATCCCGAGAATCGGAATGCTGAATTCAGAGCGAACTGCGTCTAGGGCTAGGGCTGAACTGGTATTGCAGGCCATGATTGCCATTTTGACTGGGTACTGCGTCATCCAGTCTAGGATTTGTCGGGAGTAGCCGAGGATATTGGCCTGTGGCTGTGTGCCGTAGGGAACGTTGGCGGTGTCGCCAAAGTAGAGAAAAGATTCGCGGGGCAGTTGGGCCTGAAGTTCTTTAAGGACTGTTAGTCCACCTGAGCCACTGTCAAAAACGCCGATGGGCAACTGCTGGCGTGATTTACGCCCTCGATGAGGCTGGCTCAACCCTTCAGATACACGGGTCGAGCGGCCATCCTTAGATAAAAACGCCACGGGCAACTTTCCTCACACACCAGAACTTTGTCTCCTCAGTACGTATTATTACTCATTGAGCGCCAAAAACGTACTCCAAGCACCAAAAAGCTTGACTTTTCGGTCTGTCTAGAACCTATGTTTTACAGCATAGATATTGATGAATCTTCAGGCTGTGATTTTGGCCGGAGGGTCCGGTGATTTAAATCATTTGCCTTGCAAAATAATCCTGACCATAGACCTGCCCGTAGCGGTTGCATGGAGTAGGTTGCGGCCTGTGATTGGCCTTGAGCATAGCCGACTCAATCCCAAGCTGCAACCCCTAATTTTGAGTTTTAATCTTTGGTTAAGCAGCGGGGGCTGTTTCAACCTGAGTAAGGACTCGTTCTGCGACTTTATCGGGGACGATTTCTAGATGATCATCTTGCCAGTTGAAGAAGCCGACGCCTTGGGTTTGCGATCGCAACTCAATAATCAAAGTCTGCATTTCCGCCATCGGTAGATAGGCCGAAATCTCATCCCAGCCGCTCCAGTCTTTCTTGGGTTCATAGCCCAGAATCTGACCGCGATGATGAGTGATCACGCCCAGTACCTTAGACGTCAAACTTGCCGGGGTCGAGAGCGTTACCCGCTCAATCGGCTCCAGCAAGACCGGATCGCAGTTCGCTAGCCCTGACTGCATGGCAATCCGAGCCGCCTGCTTAAAGGCCTGCTCTGAACTATCGACGGAGTGGTAGGCTCCATCGGTGAGGGTGACCGACACGTCTACGACTGGGAAGCCTAGCGTTCCTTGCCGCAGGAACTCCCGCACGCCGGTCTCGACGCCAGGAATGTACTGCCGAGGCACAGAGCCGCCCACAATCTTTTCCTGAAACCGGAAGCCCTCACCCCGAGACTGGGGCTGGATGTCAAGGTGAACGTCGCCAAACTGTCCGTGGCCCCCGGTCTGGTGCTTGTAGCGACCGTGGCTGTGGGCGGCTTTGCGAATGCTCTCTTTATAGGGGACGTGGGGGGTGTTGGTGCTAACGGGCAGGTTGAACTTGCGGCCCAGGCGATCCTTGGCAATCTGAAGATGGATGTCTCCCTGGCCCCAAAGGATCATTTCGTGGGTGGCGTCCCGATGCTCCCAAGAAAGGCCGGGGTCTTCTTGGATCAACTTTGCGATCGCACCGCTTAGCTTCACCTCATCCTTCCGGTTCTCCGGCTTAATTGCCAAAGAGAACACTGGCTCTAATGGATTGGCCTTCGGCAGCGACAGCGCCTTACCCGCCACTGTCAGCGTATCGCCGGTCTTAATGGGTTCCATCCGGCTGAGAACCACAATCTCGCCCGCCTCAGCCTGAAGCGTGCTTTTTTGCTGCTGACCTGTCAAGTGATAGATGCCACCAATCCGCGCCTCATTGAGTGTCATCCCGTCGTTGAGCTGTCCCTGCCAGATCCGCACCAGCGATAGCTTCCCACCTTGAGAGGACAGGAATGTCTTCAAGACCTGCGCCACAGGGCGCTCTGCTTCTGCATGGAGGCCACGACGGGCTGCGGTCTCACTTGAATCGGGGGCTTCTTTGACGAGGGCATCTAAGAGCGGTCGAACTCCGAACTCCTTGTCCGCTTCGCCGATGAACACCGGCACAATTTGGTCTGCCCCTAGCTCTGCTTTAAAGTCCTGCAGCACTTCTTCCTGGGGTGGCTCTACATCTTCTAGAAGCTCTTCTAGTAAATGATCGTCGAAGTCAGCCAGCGTCTCTAGCATGGCTGCATGGGCCGCTTGCTCCTGCGCCTTCAGCTCTGCCGGGAACGGAATCGGATCGGCGGCGGCATCAGGATGGTACTGGTAGGCTTGCTCACTGACGAGATCGATAAAGCCCGTGAGCGTTTCGCCATTGCCGATTGGATACTGGTGCATCACCAGCGGTCGACCGGAGACTTGCTTGAGCGCCGCTAATACCTCATTGAACTCAGTGTGGGACCGGTCCATTTTGTTGATGAATACTAGGTGCGGAATTTCCCATTCATCTAGCGTTTGAAATAGGGGGGCCAGGGTTAAAACGCGATCGGGTTCGGGTTCGCAAACCACCACGGCGGCGTCCACGCCTACCAAGACGTTCAACGTCTCCTGGAGTAGCTCCACAGAACCGGGACAGTCTAAAAAGTTAAAAGAAAGGCCGCCATGCTCAAGGCTGGCAGCCGTTACTTCTGTACTCATCTGGCGGTCGCGGGCTTCTGCCGCAGCATCACCCACCGTATTTTTGTCTGAGATGGATCCTTTACGGGTAATCACTCCACTAACGTAGAGTAGACTTTCCAACAGGGTAGTTTTACCACTAGAGTAAGGACCCACAATCGCAATATTGCGGAAAGTGGTCATAATTGCCTCGCTGATGGACTATAGATAACCGTCCTGACATCGTATTCAGCGGAAAATCTGCCAAACTTGAAACTAGAACGGCAAGATTTAAGTCTTTATGGGGAGAGACTTAATTTAGATGTACTTCTGGTGTAACCCAAACTTGGGGAATTCTAGTCAAAGGTGCCTTTTGTTTTAAGGACGGGTTAAAAACCATGAAGTATGTTGCTTTTTTATGACTATCTGCGGTTGAGATATAGGAGACATTTGTGCGTTACTCTCGGGTCGTTTTAATGGGGCTATGTTTGGCTTTGAGCGGTGGTATAGTGCTGCCGCTCTCCGCGCCCGTTCAGGCTCAAAGTCAGGCCAACAGTGAACGGCTGTTCAAGCTCTTTCAAGAGGGAAAAAAGCTTGTCGAGCAGAAAGATTTGCCGGCTGCGCTGACGAAATATCAGCAAGCGGCTCAGCTCGATTCTAAAAACGCCCGGATTTTTTCTGCGATTGGCTATATCCAGGCAAAGCTGGGTGAATATGATGAGGCTGCAAAGGCCTATCGTCAGGCCATTGCGATTGATGGCAAAGACGCCAATTTTCATTACGCTCTGGGCTATAGCCTCGGCAACACGGGTGACAACGAAGGGGCTGCCGAGGCCTATCGTCAGGCTGTGCAGCTCAACCCTAAAAACCTGAAGGCGCTGGAGGGACTCGGCGTGATTCAGAGCCGCCAAAAAGACTTTGAGGGGGCCGTTGAAACCTTTAATAAAATTGTTGCGATCGCACCTAAAGACTGGCAAGCCCACGATGCTAAAGGTCGGATTCTGCTGCAGCAGGACCAGCTGCCGGAAGCGATTGCCGCCTTTCAAGAAGCATCGAAGCTTTCACCCAATACGGGCGATATTCAGATCAACATAGCGATGGCCTACCTGCGACAGGGTAAGGTCACTGAAGGCTTAGCAGCCCTTGAATCAGCGGCGAGTCTTGACCCGCGTAACAGTCGCGTTCACTACCGCATCGGGCAGTTACTCAGCCAGCAGAGCCAGCTTGATGAGGCGATGGCCTCCTATCGAAAAGCCCTGCAGTTTGAGCCTCGATATGCTGATGCTCTCATTGGGCAGGGAGATATTGAACGATCTCGTGGCAATGATCTGGCCGCAGTGGTGGCCTATCGTCAAGCTATTAATGCTGATTCCCAAAAGCCCGAAGCACACTACAGTCTTGGGTTAGCTTTAATCGAACGGGATCGCAAAGAAGAGGCCATCAAAGCGCTCAAAATGGCCCGTCAGCTTTATCAAAAGCAGGGCAATCGCGATGCGATTGAAAAAACTGATGAAGCACTAGAGCAGCTGGAGTAAGTTGATTTATCTCGCTTCTGCAACTTGTTGGAGCTTTTGCGCCTCTGAATGAATATTTATTAGAAAATCCTGACTTACAGATTCTCGGCTGTGCGGTCATGCTCTTGCTGTTTAACGAGGTTGTTCTCGAGATCTGTTCTGGGGCCGAATTATTTAACTGCAGCCAACCATTATAAATGTGGTATGAGTTGTGAGCGTTGACCAATTATTATGGGTGTTCCATGCCTTTCCCGAGAGCCAGCGGCCTTCTTCTACACCCCACGTCTCTACCCGGTTCTATGGGAATTGGCGATCTAGGCCAAGCCGCCTATGATTTCGTTGACTTTATGCATCAAAGTGGTCAGCGACTCTGGCAGGTATTGCCGCTAGGGCCCACTGCCTTTGGACATTCTCCCTACATGAGCTATTCGGCGATGGCCGGAAATGTTCTGCTCATTAGCCTTGAACGGCTGCGGGACCAAGGACTGCTGGAATCATCGGATTTAGAGGTGGGAGTCGGCTTTCGTCCGGGTACGGTCTCCTACGAGCTAGTGGATCAGATTAAGCTGCCTTTGCTGTTAAAGGCGTTCCAGAATTTTCGCCGGGTCGCAACCGTTGCGACCCGGCAAGCCTTTGCTGAGTTTTGTCGAACGCGGATCCACTGGCTTGATGATTATGCTCTCTTCATGGCACTCAAGGCTGTGCATCGGGGCATGGCTTGGAACACATGGGAGCCTGGATTAGTTCATCGGGATCCAGAGACCTTGAGGCAGTGGAAGAGTAAGCTGGCTAACGAGATTGAACTGCATAAGTTTCTGCAATTTGAGTTTTTTCGGCAGTGGTCGTCTCTGAGGCAATATGCCAACGAGTGCAGTATTCAGATTATTGGGGATATTCCCATTTACGTCGCCCACAATAGCGCTGATGTCTGGTCGAATCCAGAGCAGTTTCACCTCGATCCGCAAACGGGGGAGCCTGCCTTGATGGCCGGGGTGCCGCCGGATTATTTCAGCGAGACCGGGCAGCTTTGGGGCAACCCTATTTACCGATGGGATCGGATGCAGGCGGATGGTTTCAAATGGTGGCTGCAGCGCTTTCGCACCATGCTTGACTATGTTGATCTCATTCGGGTGGATCACTTCCGAGGCTTTGAATCCTACTGGCAGATCCGGCAGGGGGAAAATACGGCGATTAATGGTGAGTGGGTTCCTGCACCGGGTGTGCAGCTCTTTGAGGCTCTCAACAATGAGTTGGGCCGCTTGCCCATTTTGGCGGAGGATTTGGGCATCATTACGCCAGAGGTTGAGGCACTGCGGGATCGATTTGGCTTCCCGGGCATGAAAATTTTGCACTTCGCCTTTGGCTCTGGTGCAGGCAATCCTTATCTGCCCCATAGCTGCCCGCGTAACTGCTTGATTTATACGGGCACCCACGATAACGACACGACGGCAGGCTGGTTTTCATCGATCTCAGCGGATGAGCAGCAGATCGTTTCTGATTATGTGGGCGGACTCTCTGACGAGGGAGTTCATTGGGATTTAGTCAGGCTAGCCCTGCGTTCTGTTGCCAACCAAGTGATTATTCCGGTACAGGACTTGTTGGGATTGGGCAGCGATGCCAGGATGAATCTCCCGAGTACGGCGGGCGGAAATTGGGTCTGGCGTTATGACACCCACGATTTGACGGATGAGATTCGCGATCGCCTTTTGCACCTGACGCAAATCTATAACCGCGTTTACTGAACTCAAGTCTTTTTTTGATGCTGCTTGATCGCTAAGCTGACCGTCATAACAACTGCTCCTGCTCCAAGAGGAAGAGTAGTGATTGCTGGTTTGTTTTTTGCTGTTTGATTTCGACGCTAGGTCCGGCAATGTTTGCGATCGCATCTTTGGCCTCCGCCAACGAAGACACCGGCTTTCCTTCTCGAATGTGTTTCAGCATACTTTCCTCAGAGACATGCCGATGGTCGTGCTTCAGGAAAAGGTAGGGATATAAACCGGGTAATAAGCGACCCTCTTGCACCGGAAACGCAGCCTCATCGCTAACGCCAATTGGATACCAGAGTTGTGACTGTGGTTCTGAGTCCAAAAACATTAGTATCTGCTGGCCTTGGGAAAAGCGATTCCCCTGTATGGGTGTTAACGGTGTGCAGGAGGGGCCCGTATCGTAAACCTGATTATCAATCAACAGCTTGGGTTCTCGATGCTCGCCTTTGAGATAGGACTCAACAGCTAAAGTTGCTGTCGTTTCGCTGGCTTGGATGACGGTGCCCACCACCACAATTTCACTATTTAATACGTAGCCGACTAGCGGTGGG is a window of Acaryochloris thomasi RCC1774 DNA encoding:
- a CDS encoding tetratricopeptide repeat protein, with the translated sequence MRYSRVVLMGLCLALSGGIVLPLSAPVQAQSQANSERLFKLFQEGKKLVEQKDLPAALTKYQQAAQLDSKNARIFSAIGYIQAKLGEYDEAAKAYRQAIAIDGKDANFHYALGYSLGNTGDNEGAAEAYRQAVQLNPKNLKALEGLGVIQSRQKDFEGAVETFNKIVAIAPKDWQAHDAKGRILLQQDQLPEAIAAFQEASKLSPNTGDIQINIAMAYLRQGKVTEGLAALESAASLDPRNSRVHYRIGQLLSQQSQLDEAMASYRKALQFEPRYADALIGQGDIERSRGNDLAAVVAYRQAINADSQKPEAHYSLGLALIERDRKEEAIKALKMARQLYQKQGNRDAIEKTDEALEQLE
- the malQ gene encoding 4-alpha-glucanotransferase gives rise to the protein MPFPRASGLLLHPTSLPGSMGIGDLGQAAYDFVDFMHQSGQRLWQVLPLGPTAFGHSPYMSYSAMAGNVLLISLERLRDQGLLESSDLEVGVGFRPGTVSYELVDQIKLPLLLKAFQNFRRVATVATRQAFAEFCRTRIHWLDDYALFMALKAVHRGMAWNTWEPGLVHRDPETLRQWKSKLANEIELHKFLQFEFFRQWSSLRQYANECSIQIIGDIPIYVAHNSADVWSNPEQFHLDPQTGEPALMAGVPPDYFSETGQLWGNPIYRWDRMQADGFKWWLQRFRTMLDYVDLIRVDHFRGFESYWQIRQGENTAINGEWVPAPGVQLFEALNNELGRLPILAEDLGIITPEVEALRDRFGFPGMKILHFAFGSGAGNPYLPHSCPRNCLIYTGTHDNDTTAGWFSSISADEQQIVSDYVGGLSDEGVHWDLVRLALRSVANQVIIPVQDLLGLGSDARMNLPSTAGGNWVWRYDTHDLTDEIRDRLLHLTQIYNRVY